CAACCTGGATGCGGCGCTGGGGTCGGCGATTCCCGCGAACGTCGAGGCCCTCCGTCTTCTGGTCGGCTATCTCGAATCGCTGCAGGCGGATATGGCGTTATCTTCTCCGGAGCTGAGCCGGCTCGTGGTGAAGCAGGTTTACGATCTCGTAGCGCTGGCAATCGGCCCGACGCGTGATGCCGCGGAAATAGCTGGAGGGCGCGGCGTCCGGGCCGCGCGGCTGCGAGCCATCCAATCCGACATCGCAACGAATGCCGCTACGCAAAGTTTTTCGATCGAGGGCCTCGCCGCGCGTCATCGCATTTCGCCGCGATATATCCGACGGTTGTTCGAAGGCACCGGCACAACGGTCATTGAATTCGTGGTGGCCCAACGCCTCGCGCACGCGCACCGCATGCTGAGCGACGCGCAATACGACGAACGCACCATCAGTTCGATTGCCTTCGATGCTGGATTCAGCGACTTGTCCTATTTTAACCGGTGCTTTCGCCAACGGTACGGTGCCACCCCGTCAGACATTCGCGCCGGTGTGCGACCAACTGACATGACATGATCATAGGACGGACCGGCACTTCGTTGCACGGAAGCTCTCGGCCAACAGGTCAAGGCCAGCGTCGTTGAACGGTATCCATTTCACAACAGCGCATGCGGCCTGATGGTAGCAAGCGATGTTCCGGCCGCTATCGGCGCGGCGAGCTGGCGGCACGACAGCAAGACTCGATCGGGGGCTGGACCGACCGAGTCTTTCGCCGCCGTCCTCACCAGCTCGCCTTCGGCGCCCCCATGCCGGAATAGCTCTGGCCGAGGTTGGAGAATCCGCCCGACGCGCGCGCCGACACTTCCCACGTGCGATTGAGCGCGAGGCGTGAGCCGAGATCGAGCCGCGCGGCATCACTGAGGCAGTGTTGAATTTCGAACGACCCTCGCATTCCATTGCGGCTGCGCCAGACGCCGCGTGACTGTTCGGAAACCTGCTGCGGCGGAAAAGCATCTGGGCGATGGCGACGGGTTACGGAAAAAACGTGACCATGAAGAAAAACCCAGATGATGCCGGAGCTTGATAGGCATCAAATCAGTACCGAGCAACTATCGGCCACCAAACTTATAGGCAAGCCCAATCGTGACAGCGGATGTCCGCAGTCTCGTGGTCGCGAAAACTTCGTCGGTGTTCGTATTCAGAAAGTAAGAGCTTTTGAAAGTTCCCAAATCCGAATAGCGATACTCCGCGCGGGCGAGCCAATTGCCTGTCACCACTCCTTCCACGCCGCCACCAACGGTCCATCCCTGAAATATCTTTGAGCTACTCTCCGTCCGGTTTGCCCAGCACCAGCGGGAATTGGGAGGGGGGCAAACCAAGGTATTTTTCTCTTCCTGAAAGGCGAAACCGCCAGTGCCGTAAATCAAGATAGTGGGGGTCGCCAAGAAGCCTACTCGCCCACGTATGCTTCCGTTCCAGCGTTGTTCCACCGTGGTCATATCTCCCAACGGAGTACTGCTGCCGAGAGGACCATATACGGTGCCGGGAATATAATTCAGCGATCTTTTGGAATTGAAACCCGTTCCTAGATCGCCTTCGACACCGACAACCACGCTCGAAAGTTGGACGTTATAGCCGCCGTAGCTTGCGAAACGTAACGTGTTTGAATCGAGGGTTGCCGTCGGCCCCCCTAGCCCCAAACGATGAGCCGCCGCGGGCGTGCGAGCAGGATTAGAGCTGGCTCCGCAAATTCGGACAGTAGCTTGAGTGGATTTTCTGCCTGAGAGCGGCGAGGCTTCTTGCCGCGAATCAGGAGCGAAGATGACGAAGAGGAGTCGCCGGACGCATTCTCCGGCATTCAAGGCAAAGGTGGCTTTGGCGGCCGTGAAGGGGGAGAAGACGTTGGCCGAGCTGGCGCAATTGTTTGATGTCCATCCGAACCAGATCACGACCTGGAAGACCCAACTCCTGGAAGGCGCCGCCGGAGTGTTTGGGCAGGACAACGGACCGGCCGAGGCGCCGGTCGATTTGAAGGCGTTACATGCCAAGATCGGCGAGCTTGCGTTGGAGAACGATTTTTTGTCCGGCGCGCTCACCAAGGCGGGCCTGCTGAGCGCAAAGCGATGATCGACCGCGACCATGATCTGTCTGTCGTGCGCCAGGCGAAGGTCCTGAACCTTGCCCGCAGTACGGTTTACTATGAACCTCGGCCGGTTTCGGCCGAGGACCTTGTCTTGATGCGCCGGCTCGATGAGCTGCACCTCGATTATCCCTTCGCAGGGGCGCGCATGCTGCGATCGCTGTTGCAGCGTGAGGGCATGCAGATTGGCCGCCGCCACGTCGCGACGCTGATGAAGCGCATGGGGATCGAGGCGATCTATCGCCGTCCGAACACGAGCAAGCCCGCACCGGGCCACAAGATCTACCCGTACCTATTGCGCGGATTGAAGATCGAGCGGCCGAACCAGGTCTGGGCAATGGACATCAGCTACATTCCGATGCGACGTGGATTCGTCTACCTCGCGGCGGTCGTCGATGTGTTCAGCCGACGGGTGTTGGTCCATCGCGTATCGATCACGATGGAGACGATATTCTGCGTCGAAGCGCTCCAGGAGGCGTTGGCGAAGCACGGCAGGCCCGAGATCTTCAACACGGATCAGGGTAGCCAGTTCACCAGCCTCGACTTCACCGGCGTGCTGCTGGACGCGAACATCGCCATCAGCATGGACGGCAAGGGTGCCTGGCGCGACAACGTGTTCGTCGAGCGGCTGTGGCGCACTGTCAAATACGAGGAAGTCTATCTGCGTGCTTACGACAGCGTGCTCGAGGCGCGAGCATCGATTTCCAAATATCTGGCGTTCTACAACCGAGGACGTCCTCACTCGAGCCTTGACGAACGCACGCCCGACGAGGCTTACTTCGGCGCGCAAACGATGGTGACGGCCGCATGATCGTCGCCAACGATTTTGCTGCGGCTCTGGTCGGGCTTACGCCCTCCCGACGCCACAGCAAAATCGTAAAGCCCCGCCTTCAGCATAACCCGGCAGGAATCCACTTAATTTTCGCGGGGCGCTGTCCAAACAACCGGGGCCAGCTCTATTTCCGATTTCGGTCGTTTCCCAATCGGTCTGGTCCCGTTGCCAGCCCAATCCCGCTCCCAAATAAAATCCTGTCCAGTTGTAAGCTGGATCAATAATCGCCGGTGCCCTGGTGTAGGTCCGCGTCGGGAGATCGGCGGCGGTTGCCGGTGCGCTCAGCGCAGCAATTGCACCCAAGGTGAGCAACAGTTTCTTCATACCAAATCCTTCAGCTAAGTTTAAAGAGAAGACCCAAGCCCGTTGACCTCTGTCTAACAGGCCATTCCCATATCTCGCCGGAAGTCTCGCGATCGAAGCAGCCGTCGCTTGCAAACTGGCCTGACAAGACGCAACTGTCTCGGTCCGGCCGGAACGGGGCATCGGCTCATACCGCACAGCAGCGGTTTCTCGGCTGGTCGTGGCCCTTGCGCCACCATTGCCGGGCGGCATTGTCTGGCGATGCCTTGACGGGTTCTTCCTCACCAGCTCACCTTCAGCGATCCCGTGCCGGCATAGCTCTGACCGAGCCTTGAGAATTCGCCGGTGAAACGCGCGGACAGCTCCGACCAGCTGTTCAGGGCGAGGCGCGAGCCCAACTCGACCCGTGCGGCGTCGGAGGCCGCGCGCGCGCCTTCGACGGTGAACGCGGGAACCGGCAACGCGATCATCGTCGCCGTGACGTCGCGGGTCGGCGAGAACTCGTGCACCCAGGCAACGTTGGCGAACGGCATCCACATCATGCCGTTGCCGACGTTGAACCGGCCGTCGAACTTGGTGCCGACGAAGACCGGCAGCGAGGAGACGTTGTGCGCAGCGTAGCTCAAGCCCAGCACGCCGGGTCCTGTGCCCGCGACGCTGGTCTCGGTGTAACCGGCCTGCCAGAGACGCGCGGCCTGCACGGCGGCGAACGGCGTCACTGAGACGGCAGCGAAGTCGTAGCTGCGGCCGACCTCGAGCCGCCCGCCGAGCTGGTCGCTGCCGAACGATCCCTTGGCGATCTCGTCAGCGCCGATGCCGGTGATGGTGCGCGTGGTGGAGTTGTTGAAATGGCTGTAGGCGAGCTGCGCCGAAACGTAAGTCGCGCCGAACTTCTGCATCGCATAGGCGCCGACATGCGCGCCGTCGACCCGGCCCGAGGTGGCGCGATCGTCGACATTGAAGCTCGCGCTGGAGCCGCCGACGGCGAGGCCGACGAGCAGGTCGGGACCAAAGAGATGATCGACGCCGGCCGATCCGCCCGCGATGCGATCGTTGAAGCTCGCGCTGCCGGTGGTCGCGTTGCCGTTCAGCGACTGCCCAGCGCCGAAGCCTGCGGCCCAGGCATTCCATTGCGGCTGCACCAGCGGCGGTGCCTTCAGCGCGTTGAACGCCGAGGTGACGGGGCGTTCCGAGGCGTAGCCAAGCGCACCCGCGCCCGCGGCGCCGCGGTGCCCCGTGCGCCACGCGTCCATCTGGCCGTCCATGGTCTGGCCAAACAGGGAGCCTGCGGCAAAGGCGGTGTTTTGCGTGCCGCTGGTGCCCTCGCCCGAGAGCTGGTCGAGCACGCGCACGGAGCCTGCCTGCAATAACTGCGTAAAGAACGTCGCAGCGCTACCGGTCAGCGCGGTCGAATAACCGGCTTCGAGCGCGTTGCCGACCGCGCGCTGGTTCTGGGTCTCGCCTGCAACTGCACCGAAGCTTTGGCGCGTCAGGGTCACGTCGACGGAAGCGGCGTTATAGGTCGCGGTCGCGTTGAAGAAGGCCGACGACGAGGTGACGGTGGCGAACTGACCGACGACGGACGTGCTGCCCGCGGGGATCAACAAGCCACTCGCGAGGACATTCGTGTAGGTGGTCGACGACTGATAGAGCCCCGGCTGCAGCGCGACGCGCAAGGTGCCGTCAAGGTTGGCCTGACCGTTCACCCACATGCCGTCGTGGAGCCCAGCCGCGTCGACGCGCAGCGCGAGCGTGCCCTGCGCCGTCTGAGTAAAGGTGCCCCCGAAGTTCAGATTATTCGCCGCAAGCGCCGTTCCCGGATCGGTGATCGTGATCAACCCGGCATTGGTCAGGCTATTGCTGACGCCAAGAACATAAATCCTGCCGTCCAACGTACCGTTGTTGGTGATCGTGGTGCCGCCCGTGCCGTAGGAGAACAGCGAGGCGCCGTCGACGCCGCCTTTGATCGTGCCATTGTTGGTGATTGTATCGTTTATGCTTACGATAGTGACCGCCATGCCGACGGCGCCGGTCGCGCTGATGGTGCCGGCGTTGGTCACGGTGCTGCCGTCGCCAAACATGACGACGCCGGTGCCTTGAAAACCAGCCGCCGTGATCGTGCCGGTGTTGCCGAGCGTACTGCTGTAGTCCAGGATCACGCCCGCACCGCCGGTACCGGCGCTGCCGCCGACGGTGATGCTGCCGGAATTCTGGATGGTGTTGCCGTTGCCGTTGCCCCAGATGCCGTACGAGTTCGCGCCGGTCAGGGTGATGGTACCGGAATTTATAACCGTGCTGCCGGTGTTGAGAATAGAAATACCGTTGCCAGACGCCGCCGTCCCGCTGATCGAGCCGCTGTTGGACACCGTGTTGTTGCCCAGCACGATCACGCCCCTGGAATGGGAGCCGATCGAAATCGTGCCCGCGTTGGTGAAGACGTTGCTGCTCCCCCCAAACATGGCATAGCTATTGTCGCCGACCGAGATGGCGCCATTGTTGACCGCGGTGTTGCCGTCGCCGAGACTGACGGCATTCTGGCCTGCGCCGACCGTGATCGAGGCGCCCGACTGCACCGTCAGCGCCAGATTGTTTTCGACACCGGTGCCGAAGCCGGTGTTGGTTGCCCCGCTGCAGGTCACGGTGCTGCCCGACTGCACGCAGGCGGCAGCGGCCTGGCCGGAGGGGATCATGACCGCCGCAAGCAATGAGAGCGGGAACGAGGCGGTGAGTGTCAGCGGTCGCATGCGAAGAGCCGATTGGGGCAGGTGCATCGCCTTCATCCGCCTAACGTCACGTCTCGTTTTCATCATTGATTCCCAAATCTTGTCTTTGCCCGTCTTGCGGCCAAAGCAGCCCTCGCGTGCAAATTGACCGGGCCAAGCACGGCCGTCTTGGTCGTTCCGGCACCGGCGAACGGCCTAAACGGCACCCGCGCCGGTTTCCCATGCGCCTGTGGCAGCTACGCCACCACCCGACGAGCAGCACCGCGCCTTCCGCCGGCATTTCGGCAGCCGCCCCTCGGACTTTCGCGAAGCGGCGAAATGCGTTTGGCGTGAGCAGCCGGGCTGAGGCCGCTTAAGGCCAATCCTCCTACCAGCTCACCTTCAGCGATCCCGTGCCGGCGTAGCTCTGGCTGACTTTCGAGAATTCGCCGGTGAAGCGCGCGGACAGCTCCGACCAACTGTTCAGGGCGAGGCGCGAGCCGACCTCGACCCGGCCGGCGTCGGACGCGGCGCGCGCGCCTTCGACGGTGAATGCGGGAACCGGCATCGTGATCAACGTCGCTGTGACGTCGCGGGTCGGCGAGAATTCGTGCACCCAGGCGAGGTTGGCGAACGGCATCCACATCATGCCGTTGCCGACATTGAACCGGCCGTCGAACTTGGTGCCGAGGAAGACCGGCAGCGAGGAGACGTTGTGCGACGCGTAGCTCAAGCCCAGCACGCCGGGTCCGGCTCCGGCGACGCTGGTCTCGGTATAGCCCGCCTGCCACAGCCGCGCGGCCTGGAGCGCCGCGAACGGCGTCACCGCGACGGTGCCGAAGTCATAGCTGCGACCGATCTCGAGGCGCCCGCCAAACTGGTCGCTGCCGAACGATCCCTTGGCGATCTCGTCAGCGCCGATGCCGGTGATGGAGCGCGTGGTGGAGTTGTTGAAATGGCTGTAGGCGAGCTGCGCCGAAACGTAAGTCGCGCCGAACTTCTGCATCGCATAGGCGCCGACATGCGCGCCGTCGACCCGGCCCGAGGTGGCGCGATCGTCGACATTGAAGCTCGCGCTGGAGCCGCCGACGGCGAGGCCGACGAGCAGGTCGGGACCAAAGAGATGATCGACGCCGGCCGATCCGCCCGCGATGCGATCGTTGAAGCTCGCGCTGCCGGTGGTCGCGTTGCCGCTCAGCGACTGCCCGGCGCCGAAGCCTGCGGCCCAGGCATTCGATTGCGGCTGCACCAGCGGCGGCGCCTTGAGCGCGTTGAAGGCCGAGGTGACGGGGCGTTCCGAGGCGTAGCCGAGCGCACCCGCGCCCGGCACCTCGCCACGGTGACCCGCGCGCCACGCATCCATCTGGCCGTCCATGGTCTGGCCGAACAGCGCACCCGCGTTGAACGCGGTGTTCTGCGTTCCGCTGGTGCCCTCGCCCGAGAGCTGGTCGAGCACGCGCACCGAGCCTGCCTGCAATAGCTGCGTAAAGAACGTCGCAGCGCTACCGGTCAGTGCGGTCGAATAACCGGCTTCGAGCGCGTTGCCGACCGCGCGCTGGTTGGCGGTCTCGCCCGCGACCGCGCCGAAGCTTTGGCGCGTCAGGGTCACGTCGACCGAAGCGGCGTTATAGGTCGCGGCCGCGTTGAAGAAAGCCGACGACGAGGTGACGCTCGCGAACTGACCATTGATGGAGGCGCCGCTCACCAGGACGTCCTTGTAGGTCGTCGTCGTCCCGTACAGCCCGGGCTGCAGCACCGTGCGCAAAGTGCCGTTGAGGTTGGCTTGGTCTACCTACAGACCGTCATAATTGCCGGTATTGTCGACGCGCAGAGCCAGCGTGCCCTGCGCCGTCTGGGTGAACATGCCGCCGAAGCTCAGATTGTACGCCGAAAGCGCCGTCCCCGGATCGGTGATTGTGATCAACCCGGCATTGGTCAGGCTGTTGCCGGTACCAGCGAGGAACATCCGCCCGTCCAACGTACCGTTGTTGGTGATCGTGGTGCCGGTTGTGGCGAGGTAGGAGCCCAGCGAGGCGCCGCCCTTGATCATGCCATTATTGATGATTGTAGTATTGTTGCCGACGATACTGATCGCCTGGGACGCGCTGATGGTGCCGGCGTTGGTCATGGTGTTGCCGTCACCCCAGATGAGGACACCCCCGCCCAAGGCGCCGACTGCCGTGATCGTGCCGGTGTTGGTAAAGTTGTTGCTAGCGTCCAGGTAGACGCCGACGCCACCGCTCGCACCTGTGCCGCCGCCGACCGTAATGGTGCCGGAATTCGAGATGGTGCTGCCTGTCACGTCGGCGGCGATGCCATAAGATCCCGTGCCGGTCAGGGTGATCGTGCCGGAATTGGTCACCGTGCCGCCGCTGCCGTGCGCAACAATCCCACGGACATGCTGCGCCGCCGAACTGATGGTCCCGGTATTGGAGAGAGCGTTGTTGATGCCGACTGTGTACAGGCCGATGGCGCTGTCGCCGAGCGTCATCGTGCCGGCATTGGTAAAGACGTTACTGTCGATTCCCCGCATGCCGACACTGCTGTCGCCGACATCAATGGCGCCATTGTTGACCGCGGTGTTGCCGGCACCGAGATTGATCGCCGTCTGAGCCGTGCCGACCGTGATCGAGGCCCCCGGCTGCACCGTCAGCGCCAGATTGTTTTCGACACCGGTGCCGAAACCAGTGTTGGTCGCGCCGCTGCAGGTCACCGTGCTGCCGGACTGCACGCAAGCCGCGACCGCCGGCCCTGACGGCATCGCGACCAAGGCGGCCATCGACAACACAAGCGGCATGGCACGCGTCAGGGACTGACCGGCCTCCATTTTGGCGGAGAAAAGTGTTGAATCGGCCGCCTTCACCCGCGCCGTGCCGCTCTTCGATTTCATCAGTGATTCCCAAAGTCTTGCGGCCAAAGCAGCCCTCGCAGGCAAATTGACCGGGCAAAGCATGGCCGTCTTGGTCGTTCCGGCACTGGCCATTGGCCTAAACGGCACTCGCGCCGGTTTCCCATGCGCCTGTGGCAGCTACGCCACCACCCGACGAGCAGCCCTTGTCCGGCACGTGGTAGGGCCAGTCGCAAGGCGCACACACAAACGGGCCAGCTAATATGTGTTTATCGTCTCATGCAGTCTGAAACGCGCGAGCGCGGCTGCAATGGATCGCGTGAATTGTGAAAGGTGGGAATCGAACCACGGACAAATCAGATGGGTAGGACGCCAGTTCAATTTTCGTCGCTACCCAGATTCCTACCCTTGTGAGAATCGCTAGCGGTTACTCACCGCGTTCCTTAGCGCTTCATGTGGCGTCAGATCGGGAATCGAACCACCTGAGATTGCAGTATAATCTCGTTATGCGCCCCATGGGCTATTCATGCGCAGGTCGGCGATGCAATTCGAGCACCCGCTACCATGCATATCGCACTATTCCTTTTCCGGCGTAGCTTCGGGTGACGTTGGAGAACTCGCCTTCGAAGGTCGCAGCGGCTGACCAGCCGTTGGTCCACTTCAGTTCGGCGGACGCCGTGGTCAGCGCCGAGTCGGACGCTTGCGCCGCGCCGTTCACGACGAAGCTTGCGCCGGGCAATGCCTGGAAGGTCGCGGAGACGGCGCGGTCGGGATTGAAATCATGCGCCCACGCGGCCCGACCGCGCAGTGTCAGGATCGCATCGCCGATCGCAAATGACTTGTCGCCGCGCAAACCGAGCTCGCTGCGGCTGTCGGTGACATCCCTCGCGCCATAGGCGAGCGCGAAGGTATTGGCGCCGGAGAGAACGCCTTCCGCATAGGCGGGCAGACCGAAGGTCGTGAACTGTGCGGCGGCATAGGGCGTGAGGCCGATGCCGCCCATCCATGGCGCGACAAAGCGAGTGCCGCCTTCGAGGCGGCCCGAGAAGGCATTGGCGTTGAACGCCGCATGCAGGCGATCGATGCCGGCCACGGTCACGGTACGGTCGGTGGTGACGGACTGCCAGCCATAGGCCAACGCCGCGGTGATGTAGGCGGCGCCGACGGTGTGGCGCAAATAGGCGCCGGCCTGGAACAG
This region of Bradyrhizobium sp. CCGUVB1N3 genomic DNA includes:
- a CDS encoding helix-turn-helix domain-containing protein; amino-acid sequence: MTSPSIDFAPIRFSTDDLSQHDRLAHWREVSGRTIMKMDMEPLGDEPFRCSAALRMLPGLAIAALKSTPNRLTRTRGLVADGNDDLVLAIPTHGATMISAHSREATLQRGDATLFSSADPSSSIIPMTSSFLSLAIPVARLAPLISNLDAALGSAIPANVEALRLLVGYLESLQADMALSSPELSRLVVKQVYDLVALAIGPTRDAAEIAGGRGVRAARLRAIQSDIATNAATQSFSIEGLAARHRISPRYIRRLFEGTGTTVIEFVVAQRLAHAHRMLSDAQYDERTISSIAFDAGFSDLSYFNRCFRQRYGATPSDIRAGVRPTDMT
- a CDS encoding outer membrane protein, producing the protein MNAGECVRRLLFVIFAPDSRQEASPLSGRKSTQATVRICGASSNPARTPAAAHRLGLGGPTATLDSNTLRFASYGGYNVQLSSVVVGVEGDLGTGFNSKRSLNYIPGTVYGPLGSSTPLGDMTTVEQRWNGSIRGRVGFLATPTILIYGTGGFAFQEEKNTLVCPPPNSRWCWANRTESSSKIFQGWTVGGGVEGVVTGNWLARAEYRYSDLGTFKSSYFLNTNTDEVFATTRLRTSAVTIGLAYKFGGR
- a CDS encoding IS3 family transposase (programmed frameshift), which gives rise to MTKRSRRTHSPAFKAKVALAAVKGEKTLAELAQLFDVHPNQITTWKTQLLEGAAGVFGQDNGPAEAPVDLKALHAKIGELALENGFFVRRAHQGGPAERKAMIDRDHDLSVVRQAKVLNLARSTVYYEPRPVSAEDLVLMRRLDELHLDYPFAGARMLRSLLQREGMQIGRRHVATLMKRMGIEAIYRRPNTSKPAPGHKIYPYLLRGLKIERPNQVWAMDISYIPMRRGFVYLAAVVDVFSRRVLVHRVSITMETIFCVEALQEALAKHGRPEIFNTDQGSQFTSLDFTGVLLDANIAISMDGKGAWRDNVFVERLWRTVKYEEVYLRAYDSVLEARASISKYLAFYNRGRPHSSLDERTPDEAYFGAQTMVTAA
- a CDS encoding autotransporter domain-containing protein; its protein translation is MRPLTLTASFPLSLLAAVMIPSGQAAAACVQSGSTVTCSGATNTGFGTGVENNLALTVQSGASITVGAGQNAVSLGDGNTAVNNGAISVGDNSYAMFGGSSNVFTNAGTISIGSHSRGVIVLGNNTVSNSGSISGTAASGNGISILNTGSTVINSGTITLTGANSYGIWGNGNGNTIQNSGSITVGGSAGTGGAGVILDYSSTLGNTGTITAAGFQGTGVVMFGDGSTVTNAGTISATGAVGMAVTIVSINDTITNNGTIKGGVDGASLFSYGTGGTTITNNGTLDGRIYVLGVSNSLTNAGLITITDPGTALAANNLNFGGTFTQTAQGTLALRVDAAGLHDGMWVNGQANLDGTLRVALQPGLYQSSTTYTNVLASGLLIPAGSTSVVGQFATVTSSSAFFNATATYNAASVDVTLTRQSFGAVAGETQNQRAVGNALEAGYSTALTGSAATFFTQLLQAGSVRVLDQLSGEGTSGTQNTAFAAGSLFGQTMDGQMDAWRTGHRGAAGAGALGYASERPVTSAFNALKAPPLVQPQWNAWAAGFGAGQSLNGNATTGSASFNDRIAGGSAGVDHLFGPDLLVGLAVGGSSASFNVDDRATSGRVDGAHVGAYAMQKFGATYVSAQLAYSHFNNSTTRTITGIGADEIAKGSFGSDQLGGRLEVGRSYDFAAVSVTPFAAVQAARLWQAGYTETSVAGTGPGVLGLSYAAHNVSSLPVFVGTKFDGRFNVGNGMMWMPFANVAWVHEFSPTRDVTATMIALPVPAFTVEGARAASDAARVELGSRLALNSWSELSARFTGEFSRLGQSYAGTGSLKVSW
- a CDS encoding autotransporter outer membrane beta-barrel domain-containing protein; translation: MLQPGLYGTTTTYKDVLVSGASINGQFASVTSSSAFFNAAATYNAASVDVTLTRQSFGAVAGETANQRAVGNALEAGYSTALTGSAATFFTQLLQAGSVRVLDQLSGEGTSGTQNTAFNAGALFGQTMDGQMDAWRAGHRGEVPGAGALGYASERPVTSAFNALKAPPLVQPQSNAWAAGFGAGQSLSGNATTGSASFNDRIAGGSAGVDHLFGPDLLVGLAVGGSSASFNVDDRATSGRVDGAHVGAYAMQKFGATYVSAQLAYSHFNNSTTRSITGIGADEIAKGSFGSDQFGGRLEIGRSYDFGTVAVTPFAALQAARLWQAGYTETSVAGAGPGVLGLSYASHNVSSLPVFLGTKFDGRFNVGNGMMWMPFANLAWVHEFSPTRDVTATLITMPVPAFTVEGARAASDAGRVEVGSRLALNSWSELSARFTGEFSKVSQSYAGTGSLKVSW